The window CGGTGAAACCAGCGCCGCTGTAGTTGGCGGAGATACCGTCCATTTCAGCGTTCTGGTTGGCGATCAGGTGCAGTTTGGTCTGCATGCCGGCCATCGCGTAGATCTGGCCACCCAGGGCCGGGATGAAGAACGAGTTCATCACGGAGTCCGAAGTCACCTTGAAGTTGATCGGCGTGTGCGCCGGGAACACGATCTTGTTGACGGTGGCGATGCCTTGCTCCGGATAGATGAACATCCACTTCCAGTCCAGCGCGACCACTTCAATGGTGATCGGCTTGACGTCGGATTCCAGCGGCTTGTATGGATCCAGCGCGTGGGTCGACTTGTAGGTGATGTAACCCAGGGCAATGATGATCAGTACCGGGATCGTCCACACTGCGATTTCGATCTTGGTGGAGTGCGACCACTTCGGTGTGTAGACGGCATCCTGGTTAGACGCGCGGTATTTCCAGGCGAACAGGAAGGTCATGACGATGACCGGTACCACGACCAGAAGCATCAGCAGCGTTGCGGTGATGATCAGGTTTCGCTCATCCAGGCCAACCTGGCCCTTGGGATCGAGCAAGGTCATGTTGCAGCCTGACAGCAACAACGTGCCGAGCAGCGGCAATAAGCCTAGTAGTCTGGGGTACCTGTTTTTACTCATCTCACGACCTCTAAAGCAGCTTGCGCAATGCAGTTGGGTTTTGATCGCCAACACTTCACCCTGCCAAGGGT is drawn from Pseudomonas sp. 31-12 and contains these coding sequences:
- the cyoA gene encoding ubiquinol oxidase subunit II codes for the protein MSKNRYPRLLGLLPLLGTLLLSGCNMTLLDPKGQVGLDERNLIITATLLMLLVVVPVIVMTFLFAWKYRASNQDAVYTPKWSHSTKIEIAVWTIPVLIIIALGYITYKSTHALDPYKPLESDVKPITIEVVALDWKWMFIYPEQGIATVNKIVFPAHTPINFKVTSDSVMNSFFIPALGGQIYAMAGMQTKLHLIANQNAEMDGISANYSGAGFTGMKFKAIATSQEDFDAWVSEVKKAPKQLEEAEYAALSKPSQNNPVELYSSVTPNLFQIIVDKYEGMKPGPKVKHEKKEKEVAATQGMDMNSHSAAGAEE